A window of Roseateles sp. XES5 genomic DNA:
GCACGCTCGCTGCGTGCAGCCAGGACTGCAAACGGGAGTATTCCGATGAGTGAAGGTATTGACCTGAAGGAACTGAAGCGCCGCATGGACGGTGCGATCAATGCGTTCAAGAACGACATCGCGTCGCTGCGCACCGGCCGCGCCTCGGCCAACGTGCTCGATCCGGTGCAGGTCGAGGCCTATGGTTCGCGCGTGCCGCTGAACCAGGTTGCCAACATCTCCGTTCCCGAGCCCCGCATGCTTTCGGTCTCCGTCTGGGACAAGGGCATGGTCGGCGCTGTCGAGCGCGGCATCCGCGAATCGAATCTCGGGCTCAACCCGATCATCGACGGCCAGAACCTGCGCATTCCGCTGCCCGAGCTCAACGAAGAGCGCCGCAAGTCGCTGGTCAAGGTCGCCCATGACTATGCCGAAAAGGCCAAGGTGGCGATCCGCCACGTGCGCCGCGACGGCATGGACGACCTGAAGAAGGCCGAGAAGGATGGCGATATCGGCCAGGACCTTTCCCGCAGCCAGTCGGAAAGGGTGCAGAAGATGACCGACGACACGATTTTGGAGGTCGATCGCTTGCTTGCCGACAAGGAAAAGGAAATCATGCAGGTTTAAGGCTTTGGCCGCCTGCATCCATTTCTCTTTTCCGGATTGCACATGAACCAGCTTTCGCCCAGCACCGTACCGGCACACGTCGCCATCATCATGGATGGCAACGGACGCTGGGCGAATGCGCGCGGCCTGCCGCGCGCCATGGGGCATCGCAAGGGCGTCGAGGCCGTGCGCGAGGCCGTGAAGACGGCCGGCGAATGCGGCGTCTCCTACCTGACGCTCTTCGCCTTCTCCTCGGAGAACTGGAGCCGGCCCGAAAGCGAGGTCTCCGACCTCATGGGGCTCCTCAAGACCTTCATCCGGCGCGATCTTGCGGTGCTGCACAAGCAGAACGTGCGCATCCGCATCATCGGTGACCGGGAGAACCTGTCCGGCGATATCCTGCCGCTGCTGCTGGAGGCGGAAGAGACGACGCGCGCCAACGAGGGCATCACCCTGGTGATCGCCTTCAACTACGGCGCGCGCGACGAGATTGCCCGCGCCGTGCGGGTGCTCGCCGCCGACGTCGCGGCCGGGCGGCTCGATGCGGCCGCCATCACGCCGGAGCGTATCGGCGCCGCGCTCGATACGTCAGGCATTCCCGATCCCGACCTCATCATCCGCACCAGCGGCGAGGAACGGCTCTCCAATTTCCTGCTGTGGCAGGCCGCCTATGCCGAACTGATGTTCATTCCCGATTTCTGGCCGGACTTTTCGCGCGAGACCTTCCTGTCCGCGCTTTCCCGCTATGCCATGCGGGAACGCCGGTTCGGGGGGCTGCAGCCTGCCACCACGCTAGCGGTGGGTTCGTAATGCAGAGTGAACTGCGCCTGCGCATCATGTCCGGCATCGTGCTGGCGGCCGTCGTGCTTGCCGCGACATGGTTCGGGGGGCTTCGCCTTCCGTGCGCTCGCCGCCGCCATCGCGCTGCTGATCTACTACGAATGGTCGACCATCACGCGGCTGATGGAGAAGGACTTCCGCGGCAACGCCTTCGGCTGGCTGTCCGTCGCCATCATGGCCGGCCTCGTGATCTTCGGCTTCGACGAACTGGCGCTGCCCGTGCTCATCGGCACTACGGTGCTCGGCATTCTCTATGCGTTTTTCTCCAAGGCAACGGGCTGGCTGCCGGGCGGCATCCTCTATTCCGGCCTGACGGCGATCTCGCTTGCGGCCATCCGCGGCGACGAGGCCGATGGCTTCGCCGCCATGGTCTTCATCTTCGCCGTCGTCTGGGCGACGGACATCCTTGCCTATTTCATCGGCCGGGCCATCGGCGGACCGAAGCTCGCTCCGCCGATCTCGCCGGGCAAGACCTGGTCGGGCGCCATTGGCGGGGCCATTTCCGCCGTTATCGCCGGCACGCTGGTGCATATGGCGTTCTTTCCGCTGAACGGCCTGTGGGTGCCGACCATCGCGCTCGTGCTCTCGGTGTTCAGCCAGGTCGGCGACCTCTTCGAATCCTTCATCAAGCGCCGCTTCGGCGTCAAGGATTCCAGCCGCCTCATTCCGGGACATGGCGGTGTCATGGACCGTGTCGACGGCCTTGTTTTCGCCTGCTTCGCCGCGTTCCTCATTGCGCTCGGCGACGCACTCGTGTCGGGCTCCGCGAATACGCCGGCGGGCGTGTTCCTTTTCGGCCCGTGACCACGACAGATTAGGGACTGGAAGAATGGATATCCTCGCAGGCTCCGTCGGTTTGTTGACGGGCTATATCGTTCCTTTCCTCATCGTGCTGACGCTGATCGTCTTCGTGCATGAGATGGGCCACTACCTTGCCGGTCGCTGGTCGGGAATCGGTATCACGGCCTTTTCCGTCGGCTTCGGCCCGGAGCTTTGCGGCTTCACCGACCGGCACGGCACGCGCTGGAAGCTGTGCGCGATTCCGCTCGGCGGCTATGTGAAATTCCTCGGCGACGACGATCCGGCGTCGATCCCGGACTACAACGCCGTGGCGGGTCTGCCCGAAGAGGTGCGCAAGCGCACCTTCCTGGGGGCGGCGCTCTGGAAGCGGGCGGTCACCGTGGCTGCCGGTCCCATCGCCAACTTCATTCTCGCCATCGCGATCTTCGCCGTGATGTTCTCCCTCTATGGCCGCCAGATCGCCGATCCGATCGTCGCGGAAGTGCGTCCTGACAGCGCGGCGCTGGAGGCGGGCGTGCGTCCCGGCGACCTGCTGGTGGCGCTCGACGGCGTGCCGGTGACCACCTTCGACGATGTGCGCCGCTATGTCAGCGTGCGCCCGGAACTCAAGATCATCGTGACGGTGCGCCGCGACGGCCAGGATCTCGACCTGCCCATGGTGCCGAAGCGCACGGAGGTCTCCGACCAGTTCGGCAACAAGGTCGAACTCGGCCAGATCGGCATCGTCACCACCCAGGAAACCGGCAACTTCCGCGTTGTCGAGTACAGCCCGCTGGAGGCCGTGGGGCAGGGCGCGCTGCAGAGCTGGCACATCGTGACGGGCACGTTCGACTATCTTTCGAACATCCTGGCGGGCCGCATGAAGGCCGATCAGCTCGGCGGGCCCATCCGCGTCGCGCAGGCCTCCGGCCAGATGGCGACGCTCGGTGTTGCCGCGGTGCTGCAGCTTGCCGCCGTGCTCTCTGTTTCCATTGGACTTTTGAACCTGATGCCGGTTCCGGTACTTGATGGCGGCCATCTGATGTTCTATGCGGTGGAAGCTGTCCGTGGCAGGCCTATCGGTCCCGGGGCGCAGGAGATCGCATTCCGCATCGGCATGGCGCTGGTGCTCATGCTGATGGTCTTTGCGACCTGGAACGACATATCCACGTTTTTCAGCTGAGAGGGGCCGGCCTTGCCGGCATGAATTCAAAGGGGAGCCGCAGTCCGGAAGGTGGTCGCGCTAACAGTCTGTTTACCGTGTTGAAAAGCATGTAGTGGCCTTCGGGCCACGGTTTGAATTGAAGTAAACAGAAATTAACGCGTGACCTTGCTTAGATGGCAAAAGCGGTTAAAACGGCAAACGTGTCCGGAATCGGGCATGCCTGCCGGGCGATAAAACGAAGGTAAGTAGTGAACATGAAAGCTGGTTCAAACTTTTTGAACGCCGTGTCTGCCGTTGCATTGTCGGCGAGTATGGTTGTCACGGGCGGCTCTGTTGCCACGCTTGTCTCCGCCTCTGGCGCTGAAGCGGCCACGATCCGCAGCATCCAGGTGCGTGGCGCCGACCGCGTGAGCGCGGATACGGTCAAGGCCAACATCTCGATCCAGCCCGGCAAGAACTTCTCCAATTCGGACATCGATGAATCGGTGCGTCGCCTCTATGCGACGGGCTACTTCTCCGACGTCAAGATCTCGGTTTCCGGCGGCACGCTGGTCGTCGTCGTCAACGAGAACCAGCTGTTGAACGAAGTCGTCATCAACGGCAACCGCAAGATCAAGGACGACAAGCTGCAGAACGTCATCCGTTCGCGCTCGCTCGGCCCGTACAGCGAAACGACGATCGAAGCCGACAAGCAGGCGATCCGCGACGCCTATGCCGCGATCGGCCGCAGTGACGCGACCGTCACCACCCAGACCTATCCGCTCGGCAACGGCCGCGTGAACCTTGCTTTCGTCGTTGACGAAGGCGACCGCACGAAGATCTCCCAGATCAACTTCGTCGGCAACGAGGCTTACAGCAACAGCCGCCTGCGTTCGGTCATCCTCACCAAGAAGTCGAACTTCCTCTCGTTCCTGACCCGCAAGGACGTCTACAGCGAAGAGAAGCTGCGCGCCGACGAAGAAGCGCTGCGCCAGTTCTACTTCAACAGCGGCTATGCCGACTTCCGCATCATCTCGTCGGAAGCCGTGCTCGACGAAGCCTCGAACGAATATGTCGTCACCTTCACGGTGGAAGAAGGCCAGCGCTACAATTTCGGTGACGTCAACGTCGAATCGACGGTTGAAGGCATCGATCCCGAAGAGCTGAAGGGCCTCGTCGAAACCCGTGCGGGCAGCACCTACCGTGCGAAGGACGTACAGGACTCGATGTCCGAGATTTCGCAGCGCGTCGCAGCCAAGGGCTATCCCTTCGCCCGCGTGACGCCGCGCGGCAACCGCGACCTCGGCAACGGCACCATCGCCGTCGACTACCTGGTCGACCAGGGCGAGCGCGCCTATGTCGAGCGCATCGAAATCCGCGGCAACACGCGCACGCGCGACTACGTCATCCGTCGCGAATTCGATATCGGTGAAGGCGACGCCTTCAACCAGGAAGTCATCACGCGCGCCAAGCGTCGCCTCGAAGCCCTCGGCTACTTCTCGTCGGTCAACATCTCGACCGCGCCGGGCAGCCAGTCCGACCGCGTCGTGCTCGTCGTCGACGTTCAGGACCAGTCGACCGGTTCGTTCGGCATCGGCGCCGGCTATGAGACCGGCAAGAGCGGCGGCTTCAAGCTGGAAGCCTCGATCGAAGAAAAGAACTTCCTCGGCCGTGGCCAGTACATCCGCGTTTCCGCCGGTCGTGGCGGCAACTCGCGCAACTACAGCCTGTCGTTCACCGAGCCCTATTTCCTCGGCTACCGTCTGGCTGCCGGCTTCGACATCTTCAGCGACTCGGACGAGAGCGAAGATTTCTACGACGTCAACTCGAAGGGCTTCACCCTGCGCGTGACGGCTCCGATCACCGAAGACCTGTCGACGACGTTCCGCTACAACTATACGAGGCTCGACTACAACTCGAACGACCTCACGCAGCTGTCGTCGCCGTATCAGCACGTCGTCACCGATGGTCCGTGGGTCCGTTCGTCGATCTCGCACAGCCTGACCTACGATACGCTCGACGACCGCACGCTGCCGCGTGATGGCATCTTCGCGCAGATCACGCAGGAATTCGCCGGCCTCGGCGGTGATTCCGACTACTACAAGATCTCCGGCAA
This region includes:
- the frr gene encoding ribosome recycling factor, whose protein sequence is MSEGIDLKELKRRMDGAINAFKNDIASLRTGRASANVLDPVQVEAYGSRVPLNQVANISVPEPRMLSVSVWDKGMVGAVERGIRESNLGLNPIIDGQNLRIPLPELNEERRKSLVKVAHDYAEKAKVAIRHVRRDGMDDLKKAEKDGDIGQDLSRSQSERVQKMTDDTILEVDRLLADKEKEIMQV
- a CDS encoding isoprenyl transferase, yielding MNQLSPSTVPAHVAIIMDGNGRWANARGLPRAMGHRKGVEAVREAVKTAGECGVSYLTLFAFSSENWSRPESEVSDLMGLLKTFIRRDLAVLHKQNVRIRIIGDRENLSGDILPLLLEAEETTRANEGITLVIAFNYGARDEIARAVRVLAADVAAGRLDAAAITPERIGAALDTSGIPDPDLIIRTSGEERLSNFLLWQAAYAELMFIPDFWPDFSRETFLSALSRYAMRERRFGGLQPATTLAVGS
- the rseP gene encoding RIP metalloprotease RseP, translated to MDILAGSVGLLTGYIVPFLIVLTLIVFVHEMGHYLAGRWSGIGITAFSVGFGPELCGFTDRHGTRWKLCAIPLGGYVKFLGDDDPASIPDYNAVAGLPEEVRKRTFLGAALWKRAVTVAAGPIANFILAIAIFAVMFSLYGRQIADPIVAEVRPDSAALEAGVRPGDLLVALDGVPVTTFDDVRRYVSVRPELKIIVTVRRDGQDLDLPMVPKRTEVSDQFGNKVELGQIGIVTTQETGNFRVVEYSPLEAVGQGALQSWHIVTGTFDYLSNILAGRMKADQLGGPIRVAQASGQMATLGVAAVLQLAAVLSVSIGLLNLMPVPVLDGGHLMFYAVEAVRGRPIGPGAQEIAFRIGMALVLMLMVFATWNDISTFFS
- the bamA gene encoding outer membrane protein assembly factor BamA; translated protein: MVVTGGSVATLVSASGAEAATIRSIQVRGADRVSADTVKANISIQPGKNFSNSDIDESVRRLYATGYFSDVKISVSGGTLVVVVNENQLLNEVVINGNRKIKDDKLQNVIRSRSLGPYSETTIEADKQAIRDAYAAIGRSDATVTTQTYPLGNGRVNLAFVVDEGDRTKISQINFVGNEAYSNSRLRSVILTKKSNFLSFLTRKDVYSEEKLRADEEALRQFYFNSGYADFRIISSEAVLDEASNEYVVTFTVEEGQRYNFGDVNVESTVEGIDPEELKGLVETRAGSTYRAKDVQDSMSEISQRVAAKGYPFARVTPRGNRDLGNGTIAVDYLVDQGERAYVERIEIRGNTRTRDYVIRREFDIGEGDAFNQEVITRAKRRLEALGYFSSVNISTAPGSQSDRVVLVVDVQDQSTGSFGIGAGYETGKSGGFKLEASIEEKNFLGRGQYIRVSAGRGGNSRNYSLSFTEPYFLGYRLAAGFDIFSDSDESEDFYDVNSKGFTLRVTAPITEDLSTTFRYNYTRLDYNSNDLTQLSSPYQHVVTDGPWVRSSISHSLTYDTLDDRTLPRDGIFAQITQEFAGLGGDSDYYKISGKARYFHTLLEDADVIGSLSASAGHMWGIGSDTKVYDQFTLSASEIRGFESGGIGPRATSTGDSLGGTTYFTASAEASFPLPMLPRDSGFRGAVFVDAGTLYGNDVKTVAADKVEGTGMSLRASAGASIIWASPFGPLRFDYAIPIKKESFDEVQRFKFGIATQF